Proteins found in one Choloepus didactylus isolate mChoDid1 chromosome 3, mChoDid1.pri, whole genome shotgun sequence genomic segment:
- the RBM46 gene encoding probable RNA-binding protein 46 isoform X2, which translates to MNEENIDGTNGCSKVRTGTQNEAALLALMEKTGYNMVQENGQRKFGGPPPGWEGPPPPRGCEVFVGKIPRDMYEDELVPVFERAGKIYEFRLMMEFSGENRGYAFVMYTTKEEAQLAIRILNNYEIRPGKFIGVCVSLDNCRLFIGAIPKEKKKEEILDEMKKVTEGVVDVIVYPSATDKTKNRGFAFVEYESHRAAAMARRKLIPGTFQLWGHTIQVDWADPEKEVDEETMQRVKVLYVRNLMISTTEETIKAEFNKFKPGAVERVKKLRDYAFVHFFNREDAVAAMSVMNGKCIDGASIEVTLAKPVNKENTWRQHLNGQISPNSENLIVFANKEENHPKTLGKPPALPARLNGQHSPSPPEIERCTYPFFPGTKLTPISMYSLKSNHFNSAVMHLDYYCNKNNWAPPEYYLYSTTSQDGKVLLVYKIVIPAIANGSQSYFMPDKLCTTLEDAKELAAQFTLLHLDREHNLFSLDLCRRIWRK; encoded by the exons atgaatgaagaaaatatagatgGAACAAATGGATGCAGTAAAGTTCGAACTGGTACTCAGAATGAAGCAGCATTACTTGCTTTGATGGAAAAAACTGGTTACAACATGGTtcaagaaaatgggcaaaggaaattTGGTGGTCCTCCGCCAG gTTGGGAAGGTCCACCTCCGCCTAGAGGTTGTGAAGTTTTTGTAGGAAAAATACCTCGTGATATGTATGAAGATGAGTTAGTTCCTGTATTTGAAAGAGCTGGGAAGATATATGAATTTCGACTTATGATGGAATTTAGTGGTGAAAATCGAGGTTACGCTTTTGTGATGTACACCACAAAAGAAGAAGCCCAGTTAGCCATCAGAATTCTTAATAATTATGAGATTCGACCAGGGAAGTTTATTGGTGTGTGTGTAAGCTTGGATAATTGCAGATTATTTATTGGGGCTATAcccaaggaaaagaagaaagaagaaattttggATGAAATGAAGAAAGTTACAGAAGGAGTTGTAGATGTCATTGTTTATCCTAGTGCAACCGATAAGACCAAAAATCGTGGTTTTGCATTTGTTGAATATGAATCTCACAGAGCTGCTGCCATGGCTAGGAGAAAACTAATTCCAG GGACATTCCAACTATGGGGCCACACCATTCAGGTAGATTGGGCTGACCCAGAGAAAGAGGTTGATGAGGAAACCATGCAGAGAGTTAAAGTTCTGTATGTGAGAAATTTAATGATCTCAACTACAGAGGAAACAATTAAAGCagaatttaataaattcaaacctGGTGCAGTTGAACGAGTAAAGAAACTCAGAGATTATGCTTTTGTTCACTTTTTCAACCGAGAAGATGCAGTGGCAGCTATGTCTGTTATGAATGGAAAATGCATTGATGGAGCAAGTATTGAGGTAACACTGGCAAAACcagtaaataaagaaaacacttggCGACAGCATCTTAATGGTCAGATTAGCCCCAATTCAGAAAACCTGATTGTATTTGCTAACAAAGAAGAGAACCACCCAAAAACTCTAGGCAAGCCACCAGCTCTTCCAGCTCGTCTCAATGGTCAGCACAGCCCAAGTCCTCCTGAAATTGAAAGATGCACTTACCCATTTTTCCCCGGAACAAAGCTTACTCCAATTAGCATGTATTCCTTAAAATCCAATCATTTCAATTCTGCAGTAATGCATTTGGATTATTACTGCAACAAAAATAATTGGGCACCACCagaatattatttatattcaACAACAAGTCAAGATGGGAAAGTACTTTTGGTATATAAAATAGTTATTcctgctattgcaaatggatcCCAGAGTTACTTCATGCCAGACAAACTCTGTACTACATTAGAAGATGCAAAGGAACTGGCAGCACAGTTTACATTGCTTCATTTGG ACAGGGAACACAATCTCTTCAGCCTGGACCTGTGTAGaagaatttggagaaaataa